Proteins encoded by one window of Girardinichthys multiradiatus isolate DD_20200921_A chromosome 14, DD_fGirMul_XY1, whole genome shotgun sequence:
- the slc7a8a gene encoding solute carrier family 7 member 8a — translation MTEGPRQRSSTAGSAKDAAAQKESGGVALKKEIGLVSACGIIVGNIIGSGIFVSPKGVLENGSSVGVALIVWIITGIITAIGALCYAELGVTIPKSGGDYSYVKDIFGGLAGFLRLWIAVLVIYPTNQAVIALTFSNYVLQPLFPTCFPPENGLRLLAAICLLLLTWVNCSSVKWATRVQDIFTAGKLLALALIIIMGIVQICKGEYYWLEPVNAFEPFQDYDVGLIALAFLQGSFAYGGWNFLNYVTEELVDPYVNLPRAIFISIPLVTFVYVFANIAYVTAMSPQELLASNAVAVTFGEKLLGVMAWIMPISVALSTFGGVNGSLFTSSRLFFAGAREGHLPSLLAMIHVKRCTPIPALLFTCLSTLLMLCTSDMYTLINYVGFINYLFYGVTVAGQIVLRVKQPNMHRPIKISLIWPVIYLIFWAFLLIFSLYSEPLVCGIGLAIMLTGVPVYFLGVYWENKPQCFDSFVDKMTYLGQMMCVVVYPAQSGGSSSGGGEEGEEMKEARAPLSKEDEDDHKAEDC, via the exons atgacagaaGGGCCAAGACAGCGGAGCAGCACGGCGGGGTCTGCCAAGGATGCGGCCGCTCAGAAGGAGTCGGGGGGAGTTGCGCTGAAGAAGGAGATCGGACTTGTGAGCGCCTGTGGGATTATAGTTG GTAACATTATTGGTTCCGGTATCTTCGTCAGTCCAAAGGGAGTGTTGGAGAATGGCAGCTCAGTGGGCGTCGCCCTCATCGTCTGGATCATCACGGGCATCATCACCGCCATCGGAGCGCTATGCTATGCTGAGCTGGGTGTTACCATTCCGAAATCAGGGGGGGACTACTCCTACGTGAAGGACATATTTGGAGGACTGGCTGG GTTCCTGCGACTGTGGATCGCCGTGTTGGTCATCTATCCGaccaaccaggctgtaattgcTCTGACGTTCTCCAACTACGTCCTCCAGCCTCTGTTCCCCACCTGTTTTCCACCAGAGAACGGCCTGAGGCTGCTGGCTGCTATATGTCTTC TGCTGCTGACCTGGGTGAACTGCTCCAGCGTGAAGTGGGCCACCAGAGTGCAGGACATCTTTACCGCTGGCAAGCTGCTGGCACTCGCTCTAATCATCATCATGGGAATCGTGCAGATCTGCAAGG GAGAGTACTACTGGCTGGAGCCGGTCAATGCCTTTGAGCCCTTCCAGGACTATGATGTGGGTTTAATAGCCTTGGCATTCTTACAAGGCTCCTTTGCCTATGGAGGCTGGAATTTCCTCAACTATGTCACAGAGGAGCTGGTTGATCCCTATGT GAATCTTCCACGTGCCATCTTCATCTCCATCCCCCTTGTGACCTTCGTTTACGTCTTCGCCAACATCGCTTACGTCACGGCTATGAGTCCCCAGGAGCTGCTTGCCTCAAACGCTGTTGCTGTG ACATTTGGTGAGAAGCTGCTGGGTGTCATGGCGTGGATCATGCCCATCTCTGTGGCTCTGTCCACCTTCGGAGGAGTCAACGGTTCCCTCTTCACATCTTCTCG GTTGTTCTTTGCTGGAGCCAGAGAGGGACACCTCCCGAGTCTTCTGGCCATGATTCATGTGAAACGCTGCACCCCCATCCCTGCTTTGCTCTTCACT TGCCTGTCCACTCTGCTTATGCTGTGCACCAGCGACATGTACACACTCATCAATTATGTGGGCTTCATCAACTACCTCTTTTATGGAGTCACTGTCGCCGGGCAGATTGTCCTGCGAGTTAAACAGCCCAACATGCATCGGCCAATAAAG ATTAGCCTGATTTGGCCAGTTATTTACCTCATCTTCTGGGCTTTCCTGCTCATCTTCTCCCTGTACTCGGAGCCCCTGGTGTGCGGCATCGGACTTGCAATCATGCTCACTGGAGTTCCTGTCTATTTCCTGGGGGTCTACTGGGAAAACAAGCCACAGTGCTTTGATTCATTTGTTG ATAAAATGACATACTTGGGCCAGAtgatgtgtgtggttgtttatcCAGCCCAGTCTGGTGGCAGCAGTAGTGGAGGCGgagaggagggggaggagaTGAAGGAGGCAAGGGCTCCTCTGTCGAAGGAGGACGAAGATGACCACAAAGCAGAGGACTGCTAA